From Kineosporia succinea, the proteins below share one genomic window:
- a CDS encoding DUF4145 domain-containing protein, which produces MSSFGGSDDRQAFQCLHCGTHTHGKIAVSTYFTEKDEPGTYHVRYQLVQCSACGDYSLLVADYLGSWYDDTDPYDNGTPVYPAAPKSMDRTVPKSVRDCFLEARVCLKAKAYTASAIMCRKTLEALVVSRDAKKSDLAKSLAELKRKGDIDERLYQWCDALRLAGNKAVHETEEAPSPVDVRDMNDLVEAIIDYIYVFQAKYEAFKKRREEQAEKDTSTPVPTA; this is translated from the coding sequence ATGAGCAGCTTCGGGGGAAGTGACGACCGTCAGGCGTTCCAGTGCCTGCACTGCGGCACCCATACCCACGGCAAGATCGCGGTCTCGACCTACTTCACCGAGAAGGATGAGCCGGGCACGTACCACGTCAGGTACCAGCTGGTTCAGTGCAGCGCCTGCGGCGACTACTCACTGCTGGTCGCTGACTACCTCGGCTCGTGGTACGACGACACCGACCCTTATGACAACGGTACGCCTGTGTATCCAGCTGCACCGAAGTCGATGGACCGCACGGTCCCGAAGTCGGTGCGGGACTGCTTCCTGGAGGCGCGGGTCTGCCTGAAAGCCAAGGCGTACACGGCGTCGGCGATCATGTGCCGCAAGACGCTGGAGGCCCTGGTTGTCTCGCGGGACGCGAAGAAGTCCGACCTGGCCAAGTCCCTGGCGGAGCTGAAGCGGAAGGGCGACATCGACGAGCGCCTGTACCAGTGGTGCGACGCGCTGCGGCTCGCTGGCAACAAGGCCGTCCACGAGACCGAGGAAGCACCGTCGCCGGTCGACGTCCGCGACATGAACGACCTAGTCGAAGCGATCATCGACTACATCTACGTCTTCCAGGCCAAATACGAAGCGTTCAAGAAGCGCCGCGAGGAACAGGCCGAGAAGGACACGAGCACGCCTGTGCCGACGGCCTGA
- a CDS encoding DUF397 domain-containing protein, translated as MNTRRGRHPSVWPRRGSTHRTFQRGTAGGAKQGNDEGAVTMVQHGEWFKSSLSQDGGGCVEARFTQEGVEVRDSKNPGGPKLGFTNSEWDAFLGGVALGEFTGA; from the coding sequence ATGAACACCCGTCGCGGTCGACATCCCTCCGTCTGGCCGCGACGGGGCTCAACCCACCGGACGTTCCAGCGGGGGACGGCCGGCGGAGCCAAACAAGGTAACGACGAAGGAGCGGTGACGATGGTTCAGCACGGGGAGTGGTTCAAGTCCAGCCTCAGCCAGGACGGAGGAGGCTGCGTGGAGGCCCGCTTCACGCAGGAAGGCGTGGAGGTGCGGGACAGCAAGAACCCCGGCGGTCCGAAGCTCGGCTTCACGAACTCTGAGTGGGACGCTTTCCTCGGAGGGGTTGCGCTGGGAGAGTTCACCGGGGCCTGA
- a CDS encoding helix-turn-helix domain-containing protein, giving the protein MALSEDASVGERIAYHRKRRGMSQSVLSGLLGRSEEWLSQIERGSRSVERLTTIVDVARVLRIEPSLLLPPPFFAKPRQVANNGTIGTAPEWVPAIRSAMMRRVGSTEDSDGRQVDAWTLSQDIQRGFGYSQTERWSDLGPLLPDLLHDVHWFVSHSETPDSLRLLSLTYRLASGMLDRIGEVHLPWIAAERASAAADRSGDPLLMAGAAWRWAVVLRHAGELEESHNVPMRAADALVDDIQSASPQALSVYGSLLLKGAVAAASLDDRQHVSEYLNRAQEVAEVAGEANHFWFAFGPTNVAIHRVWLDLELGDPTEAVRAADAVDTERLPAHLAERRASHLITVAWAQYLRRKDDLAIEALTEARVHAPEQLLFTRKVNDMLAGMLKRDRRNRRQLRALADFAGAT; this is encoded by the coding sequence ATGGCTTTGTCGGAGGACGCCAGCGTTGGGGAGCGCATCGCCTACCACCGCAAACGCCGGGGCATGTCGCAGAGCGTGCTCTCGGGGCTGCTCGGCCGCAGCGAGGAGTGGCTGAGCCAGATCGAGCGCGGTAGTCGGTCGGTGGAACGCCTGACAACGATCGTGGACGTGGCCAGGGTGCTGCGCATCGAGCCGTCACTGCTGCTGCCTCCGCCGTTCTTCGCCAAGCCTCGTCAGGTCGCGAACAACGGCACGATCGGCACCGCACCCGAGTGGGTGCCTGCGATCCGGTCGGCGATGATGCGCCGAGTCGGCAGCACCGAAGACAGCGACGGTCGGCAAGTGGATGCATGGACCCTCTCGCAGGACATCCAGCGGGGCTTCGGCTACTCCCAGACTGAACGCTGGAGCGACCTCGGGCCGCTACTTCCCGACTTGCTGCACGACGTGCACTGGTTCGTGAGTCACTCTGAAACGCCAGATTCTTTGCGGCTTCTCAGCCTCACATACCGGCTGGCTTCCGGGATGCTCGACCGCATCGGTGAGGTCCATCTGCCGTGGATCGCGGCCGAACGTGCCAGCGCAGCAGCTGATCGAAGCGGCGACCCGCTGCTGATGGCTGGTGCGGCCTGGCGTTGGGCGGTGGTCCTTCGCCACGCCGGCGAACTGGAGGAGTCGCACAACGTACCGATGCGCGCCGCCGATGCGCTGGTCGATGACATCCAGTCCGCGTCTCCCCAGGCGTTGAGCGTCTACGGCAGCCTGCTACTCAAGGGAGCAGTGGCAGCAGCGAGCCTCGACGACCGCCAACACGTATCTGAGTATCTGAATCGCGCCCAGGAGGTAGCCGAGGTGGCGGGCGAGGCCAACCACTTCTGGTTCGCTTTCGGGCCGACGAACGTCGCGATCCACCGGGTGTGGCTGGACCTGGAGCTGGGTGACCCGACGGAGGCAGTGCGCGCAGCCGACGCGGTCGACACCGAGCGGCTGCCCGCACACTTGGCCGAGCGGCGCGCCTCCCACCTGATCACGGTGGCTTGGGCTCAATACCTGCGCCGCAAGGACGATCTGGCGATTGAGGCGCTCACCGAAGCCAGGGTTCACGCCCCGGAGCAGCTGCTGTTCACGCGGAAGGTCAACGACATGCTGGCCGGGATGCTGAAGCGAGATCGCCGAAATCGGCGACAGTTAAGGGCTTTGGCCGACTTCGCGGGCGCCACCTAG
- a CDS encoding DUF1737 domain-containing protein gives MDEVTEYKLLHSRGPDRLTEDVNEHLADGWRLHGITMSAPKPVGDGSIQNLFVQAVVR, from the coding sequence ATGGACGAGGTCACGGAGTACAAGCTGCTGCACTCGCGCGGGCCGGACCGCCTAACCGAAGACGTGAACGAGCACCTCGCCGACGGTTGGCGACTGCACGGCATCACCATGTCCGCGCCCAAGCCCGTCGGAGACGGCTCGATCCAGAACCTCTTTGTCCAGGCCGTCGTCAGATAG
- a CDS encoding GntR family transcriptional regulator: protein MQEERVAGKNDVAETIRQGIVDGELKPGQSIGSIDATAQKYEASVGATRLAFQELVQQGYLVARGRAGHFVADTIPDDPVAALPRRLSTDRLESIEEKLDDALPLLQDIIKRLDRLERRQK from the coding sequence ATGCAGGAGGAGCGAGTGGCGGGAAAGAACGATGTGGCGGAGACGATCCGACAGGGGATCGTCGACGGGGAGCTGAAGCCGGGGCAGTCCATCGGCTCCATCGACGCGACCGCACAGAAGTACGAAGCGAGCGTCGGCGCCACTCGGCTCGCCTTCCAGGAACTGGTGCAACAGGGCTACCTGGTGGCGCGCGGACGGGCTGGGCACTTCGTCGCGGACACGATCCCCGACGATCCCGTAGCTGCGCTTCCGCGCCGGTTGTCGACCGATCGACTGGAGTCGATCGAGGAGAAGCTCGACGACGCCCTCCCCTTACTCCAGGACATCATCAAGCGACTGGACCGCTTGGAGCGTCGCCAGAAGTAG
- a CDS encoding aminotransferase class V-fold PLP-dependent enzyme: MSASTFRNSRYRQTQGVATPAGGIATYTSPEAARASAPARLPIGPLLPVVGGNLAAPLAGDGTPGTTGRTARAVNLDYAASAPALQAVADHVAEVLPYYASVHRGAGYASQVSTALYESARQTVGAFVGARPGDLTIFTRNTTDALNLLAASVPQDGPGAGEVIVLDVEHHANLLPWTSGAHRLIPTAATVAETVAALEAALAERPAALVAVTGCSNVTGEILPVAEIARIAHAHGARIVVDGAQLVPHRRVDIAALDIDYLAFSGHKLYAPFGSGVLIGRSDWLDVAPPHQLGGGAVRAVNAEGRATWTTGVARHEGGTPNVLGAAALAAACRAIAELPEGAIEEHEAALSERLLEGLESIPQVRVLRAWSDSTERVGVVGFTVEGHEAARVAVYLSAEHGVGVRDGKFCAHPLLNRLGVTGGALRASLGLGSRSEDAERLVHAVRTLVTEGEKLSYEQIDGAWTPVNDDRPAPSWSTWGETNPVDGNSECGF, from the coding sequence ATGTCTGCGTCCACCTTCCGCAACTCCCGCTACCGCCAGACCCAGGGTGTGGCCACCCCGGCCGGCGGCATCGCCACGTACACCTCCCCCGAGGCCGCCCGCGCGAGCGCCCCCGCCCGGCTCCCGATCGGCCCGCTCCTGCCCGTCGTCGGTGGCAACCTGGCCGCGCCGCTGGCCGGTGATGGCACGCCGGGCACGACCGGCCGCACGGCCCGGGCCGTGAACCTCGACTACGCCGCGAGCGCCCCCGCCCTGCAGGCCGTGGCCGATCACGTGGCCGAGGTGCTGCCGTACTACGCCAGCGTGCACCGCGGCGCCGGTTACGCCTCGCAGGTCAGCACGGCGCTGTACGAGAGCGCCCGGCAGACCGTGGGCGCGTTCGTCGGGGCCCGACCGGGCGACCTCACGATCTTCACGCGCAACACCACCGACGCGCTGAACCTGCTGGCCGCCTCGGTCCCGCAAGACGGTCCGGGCGCCGGCGAGGTGATCGTGCTGGACGTCGAGCACCACGCCAACCTGCTGCCCTGGACGAGTGGCGCGCACCGGCTGATCCCGACGGCGGCCACGGTGGCCGAGACGGTCGCGGCGCTGGAGGCCGCGCTGGCCGAGCGGCCGGCGGCGCTGGTCGCGGTGACCGGATGTAGCAACGTGACCGGTGAGATCCTCCCGGTCGCTGAGATCGCCCGCATCGCGCACGCTCACGGCGCCCGCATCGTGGTCGACGGCGCCCAGCTGGTGCCGCACCGCCGCGTCGACATCGCGGCGCTGGACATCGACTACCTGGCCTTCTCGGGCCACAAGCTCTACGCCCCGTTCGGTTCCGGCGTGCTGATCGGTCGCTCCGACTGGCTGGACGTGGCGCCGCCGCACCAGCTCGGGGGTGGCGCGGTGCGCGCGGTCAACGCCGAGGGCCGGGCCACCTGGACCACCGGGGTGGCGCGGCACGAGGGCGGTACCCCCAACGTGCTCGGCGCGGCGGCCCTGGCCGCGGCCTGCCGGGCGATCGCCGAGCTGCCCGAAGGTGCGATCGAGGAGCACGAAGCGGCTCTGTCCGAGCGGCTTCTCGAGGGTCTGGAGTCGATCCCGCAGGTGCGCGTGCTGCGCGCGTGGTCGGACAGCACCGAGCGGGTCGGCGTGGTCGGCTTCACGGTCGAGGGTCACGAGGCCGCCCGGGTCGCCGTGTACCTGTCGGCCGAGCACGGTGTCGGTGTGCGCGACGGCAAGTTCTGCGCGCACCCGCTGCTCAACCGGCTGGGCGTCACGGGTGGCGCGCTGCGCGCCAGCCTCGGCCTGGGCTCGCGCAGCGAAGACGCCGAGCGCCTGGTGCACGCCGTGCGCACCCTGGTCACCGAGGGCGAGAAGCTCAGCTACGAGCAGATCGACGGTGCCTGGACCCCGGTGAACGACGACCGCCCGGCCCCGAGCTGGTCGACGTGGGGCGAGACCAACCCGGTCGACGGCAACTCGGAGTGCGGCTTCTAG
- a CDS encoding putative bifunctional diguanylate cyclase/phosphodiesterase: protein MQEEVVGRSGAGRTGDGTAAGDQTPVRTTVLGLLVGFGVLIAAICPVLGATQGPVPSFGLWGSGLIAVLSGAVVARAGREPFRQLLGWAVVLWGTGQLMIGADLLDGAVAYPAVGDIVSALAAPLGVIALIRAPRSSRSDWPGVRLGLDALLLAAGLTLLVWRTMLSAPDDIVDAGAVVNGLICFFDLAIIGIVLLVCLRDTGCRLWPAVPGVVLHAVADVTGMLLDPGTAVGDRALHWQSMALWAIAWPLVAIGLIRYRRSNPTADSDSVRDRQEVVAAQVTVLLTAVTVVAGMLVGRHRGLALDPGTVLLLTGLGLLLLIRELTSAYLRLRLTERLRTQAFYDALTGLPNRRALIDRITELRHGTTPWAVLTLDIDGFKEMNDLLGQSGGDRLLVAAAGALREFASSDVTVARIGADEFALLAPGDLKAGSQLGDRVRGAVGAALERECPGAGLSASIGVGRLVRGDLLLEDASVSALGDGNRIEGLAESAAALAAAKASGRNSVEIYTGAVAASRERRLRLEQRLRLAIAAGSVHTVGQPIVDLTDGRLISFESLARWTDEELGPIPPDEFIAVAEQTGMVVALGEQLLSETLLSASEAGVFSAGLSVSVNASPIQLRAPGFVDLMRHHLTRLGIPPDRIVVEITEAILVDEGDPAIPVLAELRGLGVELAIDDFGTGYSALGYLRRLPVQVLKFDKSLTQSLNSEAKTVAIVDGVIRMSHRLGIRVVMEGIEEEHEAERCRAVAADRGQGWLYGRPMPWTQVAVAVAAQESSVRRSS, encoded by the coding sequence ATGCAAGAAGAGGTGGTGGGCCGTTCGGGTGCGGGCCGAACGGGTGACGGAACGGCAGCCGGTGACCAGACTCCCGTCCGCACGACCGTTCTCGGCCTGCTCGTCGGGTTCGGTGTCCTCATCGCCGCGATCTGCCCGGTGCTCGGGGCGACTCAGGGGCCGGTCCCCAGCTTCGGCCTGTGGGGATCCGGCCTGATCGCGGTGCTGTCCGGTGCGGTCGTCGCCCGGGCCGGGCGGGAGCCGTTCCGGCAGCTGCTCGGCTGGGCCGTGGTGCTCTGGGGCACCGGCCAGCTGATGATCGGCGCCGACCTGCTCGACGGCGCCGTCGCCTACCCGGCCGTGGGTGACATCGTCTCCGCCCTCGCCGCCCCGCTCGGTGTAATCGCCCTGATCCGGGCTCCGCGCAGCTCCCGTTCCGACTGGCCCGGCGTGCGTCTCGGCCTCGACGCCCTGCTGCTGGCGGCCGGCCTCACGCTCCTGGTCTGGCGCACGATGCTCTCCGCCCCCGATGACATCGTTGACGCCGGGGCCGTGGTCAACGGCCTGATCTGCTTCTTCGACCTCGCCATCATCGGCATCGTGCTGCTCGTCTGCCTGCGCGACACCGGTTGCCGCCTGTGGCCCGCCGTCCCGGGCGTCGTCCTCCACGCCGTCGCCGACGTGACCGGCATGCTCCTGGACCCGGGCACGGCGGTCGGCGATCGCGCCCTGCACTGGCAGTCGATGGCGCTCTGGGCGATCGCCTGGCCCCTGGTCGCGATCGGCCTGATCCGCTACCGCCGCTCCAACCCGACCGCCGACTCCGACAGCGTCCGTGATCGCCAGGAGGTGGTGGCTGCCCAGGTCACCGTGCTGCTGACCGCCGTGACGGTGGTCGCCGGAATGCTGGTCGGACGCCACCGCGGGCTGGCCCTCGACCCCGGAACCGTGCTGCTCCTCACCGGTCTCGGCCTGCTGCTCCTGATCCGCGAGCTCACCAGTGCCTACCTGCGTCTGCGCCTCACCGAACGGCTGCGCACCCAGGCCTTCTACGACGCGCTCACCGGCCTGCCCAACCGCCGGGCCCTGATCGACCGGATCACCGAGCTGCGCCACGGAACCACCCCGTGGGCCGTGCTCACCCTCGACATCGACGGGTTCAAGGAGATGAACGACCTGCTCGGGCAGAGCGGGGGAGACCGTCTCCTGGTCGCCGCGGCGGGCGCCCTGCGCGAGTTCGCCTCGTCCGACGTCACGGTCGCGCGCATCGGGGCCGACGAGTTCGCGCTCCTGGCCCCCGGCGACCTCAAGGCCGGTTCCCAGCTGGGCGACCGGGTGCGGGGTGCGGTCGGCGCCGCCCTCGAGCGCGAGTGTCCCGGCGCTGGCCTGTCGGCCAGTATCGGGGTGGGTCGCCTGGTGCGCGGTGACCTCCTGCTTGAGGACGCGTCGGTCTCGGCTCTCGGGGACGGTAACCGGATCGAAGGGCTGGCCGAGTCGGCGGCCGCGCTCGCCGCCGCCAAGGCGTCGGGGCGTAACTCGGTGGAGATCTACACCGGTGCGGTCGCCGCCTCCCGCGAACGCCGGCTGCGCCTGGAACAACGGCTGCGCCTGGCCATCGCCGCCGGATCGGTGCACACGGTCGGGCAGCCGATCGTCGACCTCACCGACGGCCGGCTGATCAGCTTCGAGTCGCTGGCCCGGTGGACCGACGAGGAACTCGGCCCGATCCCGCCGGACGAGTTCATCGCGGTGGCCGAGCAGACCGGCATGGTCGTGGCGCTCGGCGAGCAGCTGCTCAGCGAGACGCTGCTCTCGGCGTCGGAGGCCGGGGTGTTCTCGGCGGGGCTCAGCGTCTCGGTCAACGCGTCCCCGATCCAGCTGCGCGCACCCGGTTTCGTGGATCTGATGCGTCACCACCTGACCCGCCTGGGCATCCCGCCGGACCGGATCGTCGTCGAGATCACCGAGGCCATCCTGGTGGACGAGGGGGACCCGGCCATCCCCGTGCTCGCCGAGCTGCGCGGGCTGGGCGTCGAGCTGGCGATCGACGACTTCGGCACCGGGTACTCGGCGCTGGGCTACCTGCGGCGACTTCCGGTGCAGGTGCTGAAGTTCGACAAGTCGCTCACCCAGAGCCTGAACTCCGAGGCCAAGACCGTCGCGATCGTGGACGGGGTGATCCGGATGTCCCACCGCCTGGGTATCCGGGTGGTCATGGAGGGCATCGAGGAGGAGCACGAGGCCGAGCGCTGCCGTGCGGTCGCCGCCGACCGGGGGCAGGGCTGGCTCTACGGCCGGCCGATGCCCTGGACCCAGGTGGCCGTCGCGGTGGCGGCGCAGGAGTCGTCGGTGCGGCGGTCGTCCTGA
- a CDS encoding molybdopterin-dependent oxidoreductase: MKNNQLLIAAGAGLASGVLALGLAEVVAGLVSPSAAPIIALGDVVVDNVPAWLKTFAVSTFGTHDKVALLTVAYLIAAALSALAGVLALKGRLGTWLVLALGALAALAAATRPEASALSALPSLIGAAAGMFVLDRLIRTNRSRPPDDRRAVLGLGVVLGVGIATGGIGNWLGARLRGATASREAIKLPVPADPAPALPSGVEVGVDGMEPFLTPNADFYRIDTALSVPLLKAEDWELRIHGLVDSEVTLTWAQLVAGDLIERDLTLMCVSNEVGGDLTGNARWIGLPVAPLLERAGVRPAADMVLSTSSDGWTASTPLETLTDGRDAILAIGMNGEPLPLEHGFPVRMIVPGLYGYVSATKWVVDLEVTRFDAVEAYWTPRGWSERGPVKTGSRIDVPSNGTTVDAGKVAVAGIAWAQHRGITAVEVRVNEGAWQPATLAAEDSVDTWRQWYFAWEASSGEHRLQVRATDGDGMTQTGDEAPPAPDGATGWHEINVSVR, from the coding sequence ATGAAGAACAACCAACTCCTGATCGCCGCCGGAGCGGGCCTGGCCTCCGGCGTCCTCGCCCTGGGCCTGGCCGAGGTCGTCGCCGGCCTGGTCTCCCCGTCGGCCGCCCCGATCATCGCCCTGGGCGACGTCGTCGTCGACAACGTGCCGGCCTGGCTCAAGACCTTTGCTGTCAGCACGTTCGGCACCCACGACAAGGTCGCGCTGCTGACGGTCGCCTACCTGATCGCCGCCGCCCTCAGCGCTCTCGCGGGCGTGCTCGCGCTGAAGGGCCGACTCGGCACCTGGCTCGTCCTCGCCCTCGGGGCCCTGGCCGCGCTCGCCGCCGCCACGCGTCCCGAAGCCTCTGCTCTTTCGGCCCTGCCCAGCCTGATCGGGGCGGCGGCCGGGATGTTCGTGCTCGACCGGCTGATCCGCACCAACCGCAGCCGGCCTCCCGACGACCGCCGGGCCGTCCTGGGTCTCGGTGTCGTCCTCGGCGTGGGCATCGCCACCGGCGGCATCGGTAACTGGCTGGGCGCCCGGTTGCGCGGGGCCACCGCGTCCCGCGAGGCGATCAAGCTCCCGGTTCCCGCCGATCCCGCTCCCGCGCTGCCGAGCGGCGTCGAGGTCGGCGTCGACGGGATGGAACCGTTCCTCACCCCGAACGCCGACTTCTACCGCATCGACACCGCCCTCAGCGTGCCGCTGCTCAAGGCCGAGGACTGGGAGCTGCGCATCCACGGCCTCGTCGACTCCGAGGTCACGCTGACCTGGGCGCAGCTCGTCGCGGGCGACCTGATCGAGCGCGACCTCACCCTGATGTGCGTGTCCAACGAGGTCGGCGGCGACCTGACCGGCAACGCCCGCTGGATCGGCCTGCCCGTCGCCCCGCTGCTCGAGCGGGCCGGGGTCCGGCCGGCCGCCGACATGGTGCTGTCCACGAGCTCCGACGGCTGGACCGCGTCCACCCCGCTGGAGACCCTGACCGACGGCCGCGACGCGATTCTCGCGATCGGCATGAACGGCGAGCCCCTGCCGCTCGAGCACGGCTTCCCGGTGCGCATGATCGTGCCCGGTCTCTACGGCTACGTCTCGGCGACCAAGTGGGTCGTCGATCTCGAGGTCACCCGCTTCGACGCGGTGGAGGCCTACTGGACGCCCCGGGGCTGGTCGGAGCGCGGCCCGGTCAAGACGGGTTCCCGCATCGACGTCCCCTCGAACGGCACGACGGTGGACGCGGGCAAGGTCGCGGTCGCGGGGATCGCCTGGGCCCAGCACCGCGGCATCACGGCGGTGGAGGTCCGCGTCAACGAGGGGGCCTGGCAACCGGCCACCCTGGCGGCGGAAGACAGCGTGGACACCTGGCGCCAGTGGTACTTCGCCTGGGAGGCATCCTCCGGCGAGCACCGGCTCCAGGTCCGGGCCACGGATGGTGACGGCATGACTCAGACCGGTGACGAAGCGCCACCCGCTCCCGACGGGGCCACCGGCTGGCACGAGATCAACGTGTCCGTTCGGTGA
- a CDS encoding response regulator transcription factor gives MTRLIVVDDQAMVREGFSALLAAQPDFEVVGAAADGLEAVHVVKTMLPDVVLMDVRMPNLNGIEATRRIMALPGDRHPKVLILTTFDLDDYVFEALRAGASGFLLKDARSADLVQAVRVVAAGDGLLAPTVTRRLIEEFARRPAPDTRPALKLKALTPRETEVLVLIAGGLSNAEIATQLVLGEQTVKTHVGRILAKLDLRDRAQAVVTAYESGLVRPGASQ, from the coding sequence ATGACCAGGCTCATCGTCGTCGACGACCAGGCGATGGTGCGCGAGGGGTTCTCCGCGCTGCTCGCCGCCCAGCCCGACTTCGAGGTCGTCGGGGCCGCCGCCGACGGGCTGGAGGCCGTGCACGTGGTGAAGACGATGCTGCCCGACGTGGTGCTGATGGACGTGCGCATGCCCAACCTCAACGGCATCGAGGCCACGCGCCGCATCATGGCCCTGCCCGGTGACCGGCACCCGAAGGTCCTCATCCTCACCACCTTCGACCTCGACGACTACGTGTTCGAGGCGTTGCGGGCCGGGGCCAGCGGGTTCCTCCTGAAAGACGCCCGCAGCGCCGACCTGGTGCAGGCCGTCCGGGTCGTCGCGGCCGGCGACGGGCTGCTCGCCCCCACCGTCACCCGCCGCCTGATCGAAGAGTTCGCCCGCCGCCCGGCCCCCGACACGCGTCCCGCCCTGAAGCTCAAGGCCCTCACCCCGCGCGAGACCGAGGTCCTCGTCCTGATCGCCGGGGGCCTGTCCAACGCCGAGATCGCGACGCAGCTGGTGCTCGGCGAGCAGACCGTGAAAACGCACGTCGGGCGCATCCTGGCCAAGCTCGACCTGCGCGACCGGGCGCAGGCGGTGGTCACGGCCTACGAGAGCGGGCTGGTACGGCCGGGCGCTTCCCAGTGA
- a CDS encoding sensor histidine kinase, whose amino-acid sequence MRLHPVQALARVTEPVVDQIGSADGRPVPRWALRLVLLITFVLFWIAFGTTQVTYRTESTGMGSMFFIAMVVALPFALVLTRPLPALVFSVVSAFVTGASLPSRHPGSDEWPWLVVQGLIIFALLYATGVRAELRNSAGAWILTSALFSWGVAPPQRTGWIVALGAIVLLGVLTGRLGRTRRDLRAQTQVSEEERARRVVLEERAQLARDLHDIVAHHMSLVVVQAETAPYRVPELGDAARDELLSISGTARKALTETRALLNVLWQETKEAEAAPQPGLHLLGELVENTRRAGVQLDAHIDGDVDGLREGRSLAGFRIAQEALANASRHARGEPVTLEVHGSAEGVRLSVVSGTDGEVVGQAPTTGHGIVGMRERSAAAGGTLEVGPTANGFAVRLFLPRDPGDPS is encoded by the coding sequence ATGCGCCTTCATCCGGTCCAGGCTCTGGCCAGGGTCACCGAGCCGGTCGTCGACCAGATCGGTTCCGCCGACGGCCGCCCGGTGCCGCGCTGGGCGCTGCGGCTGGTTCTGCTGATCACGTTCGTGCTGTTCTGGATCGCCTTCGGCACCACCCAGGTCACCTACCGCACCGAGTCCACCGGCATGGGCTCGATGTTCTTCATCGCGATGGTGGTCGCGCTGCCGTTCGCCCTGGTGCTCACCCGGCCCCTGCCGGCGCTGGTGTTCAGCGTGGTCAGCGCCTTCGTCACCGGGGCCTCGCTGCCGTCGCGCCACCCCGGCAGCGACGAGTGGCCCTGGCTGGTGGTGCAGGGCCTGATCATCTTCGCCCTGCTCTACGCCACCGGTGTCCGCGCCGAGCTGCGCAACAGTGCAGGCGCCTGGATCCTCACCTCGGCGCTCTTCTCCTGGGGCGTGGCGCCGCCGCAGCGCACCGGCTGGATCGTGGCGCTCGGGGCGATCGTGCTGCTCGGCGTGCTCACGGGCCGGCTCGGCCGCACCCGCCGCGACCTGCGCGCCCAGACCCAGGTGAGCGAGGAGGAACGGGCCCGCCGCGTGGTGCTGGAGGAACGCGCCCAGCTGGCCCGCGACCTGCACGACATCGTCGCCCACCACATGTCGCTGGTGGTGGTGCAGGCCGAGACCGCGCCCTACCGGGTGCCCGAGCTCGGCGACGCCGCCCGCGACGAGCTGCTCTCCATCTCCGGCACCGCCCGCAAGGCCCTCACCGAGACCCGGGCGCTGCTCAACGTGCTGTGGCAGGAGACCAAGGAGGCCGAGGCCGCGCCCCAGCCCGGTCTGCACCTGCTCGGCGAGCTGGTCGAGAACACCCGCCGGGCCGGGGTGCAGCTCGACGCCCACATCGACGGTGACGTCGACGGACTGCGAGAAGGCCGGTCCCTGGCCGGTTTCCGGATCGCCCAGGAGGCGCTGGCCAACGCGTCCCGGCACGCCCGGGGCGAGCCCGTGACCCTGGAGGTCCACGGTTCGGCCGAGGGAGTCAGACTGTCGGTGGTGAGCGGTACAGACGGCGAGGTGGTGGGTCAGGCGCCCACCACCGGGCACGGCATCGTCGGTATGCGCGAGCGCTCGGCCGCGGCCGGGGGCACCCTCGAGGTCGGGCCCACCGCAAACGGTTTCGCCGTGCGCCTGTTCCTGCCCCGTGACCCGGGAGACCCGTCATGA